The following proteins are encoded in a genomic region of Methylocystis echinoides:
- a CDS encoding SGNH/GDSL hydrolase family protein — MQSLILMGLTMPCSALAADQRGRGLCSAAPVRLKASGPLKRTAARLRAKLPVQVLAIGSSSTQGIGASSPAFSYPARLESALELRFPGVDVRVVNAGIAGETADRTLARLDAELERTKPDLVLWQVGTNDALSSSVTEPAFEATVERGVTSIERHKSDVLLLDQQFTKKVNDPDRYERFVAVLDRVAQKEHVCLFPRYRLMKSMDQSGGEGIALMLAADGFHMNDVGYACVADLLALNIQELVAQPDQ, encoded by the coding sequence TTGCAGTCCTTGATTTTGATGGGGCTGACGATGCCTTGCTCTGCTCTTGCAGCCGATCAGCGGGGGCGCGGCCTGTGCTCCGCAGCCCCGGTCCGTCTCAAGGCGTCCGGCCCCCTAAAACGGACAGCGGCGCGCTTACGGGCTAAGCTGCCTGTGCAAGTCCTGGCGATCGGTTCATCCTCGACGCAAGGGATCGGCGCATCTTCACCGGCGTTTTCCTACCCGGCCCGGCTTGAGTCGGCTCTCGAGCTTAGATTTCCGGGGGTGGATGTTAGAGTCGTCAACGCCGGCATAGCCGGCGAAACCGCCGATCGTACTCTTGCGCGGCTTGACGCGGAACTGGAACGAACCAAGCCAGACCTCGTCCTCTGGCAAGTCGGCACCAACGACGCATTGTCTTCCTCAGTCACGGAGCCAGCTTTCGAAGCCACCGTCGAGCGCGGCGTTACGTCAATCGAGCGGCATAAGAGCGACGTCCTTCTTCTCGACCAGCAGTTCACAAAGAAGGTCAATGACCCGGATCGTTACGAGCGCTTTGTCGCGGTTCTCGACCGGGTCGCGCAGAAAGAGCATGTCTGTCTCTTCCCCCGCTACCGCCTCATGAAATCGATGGACCAATCAGGCGGCGAAGGCATAGCGCTTATGCTCGCAGCGGATGGCTTCCACATGAACGACGTTGGTTACGCCTGCGTCGCCGATCTTCTAGCCTTGAACATTCAGGAACTGGTCGCGCAGCCGGATCAGTGA
- a CDS encoding adenylate/guanylate cyclase domain-containing protein, whose protein sequence is MQPKIPKPAGPSMKLRTFFSAFFLMLIALAGMNLIIGFYLGKADDKREESRRRLNEITSLSEDLVISSQWATRFARAYVATKDPKKLDMYNELDDILEGKLARPENYGLEYWDLVSAGFIPPPDAKKTGKGPLEDQFLKLDITVEEFNQLKKAKALYVKVSTTERIAMHAVRGEFDDGTGAFAKKSKPDMAMAERLLYGNSYSEENGKLSKAVFDFNRMIRNRYKAVLEDEELHTAELVGMNTYLALGLFSIVIASVFYLQLRFVKRTSRLVAAVQSISNGDLATKTNITGQDEIGQIAGAIEAMASNLSAAFVSLEDKVKISEMTAAELNNERVRSEKLLHNILPATIAQRLQGGEEVIAEVYPEVTVFFSDIVGFTDLSAQLGPHETVNLLNAIFEKFDELVEAHGVEKIKTIGDSYMVVGGVPNRDPLHCQHVAEFALDAMSFIQEFPAHSPFPIEMRMGIHTGTVAAGVLGKKKFSYDLWGDVVNVASRFESTSLANKIHVSEAVKVRLNDDFVFLDAGTVELKGKGSAASFYLLGRKKEFPAVIEFKKH, encoded by the coding sequence ATGCAGCCGAAAATTCCCAAGCCGGCGGGGCCCTCAATGAAGTTGCGGACTTTCTTTTCAGCTTTTTTTCTTATGCTGATCGCCCTCGCTGGCATGAACCTCATTATCGGTTTCTATTTAGGAAAGGCCGACGACAAGAGGGAAGAATCGCGGCGGCGGCTGAACGAAATCACCTCGCTTTCCGAAGATCTGGTCATATCCTCTCAATGGGCGACACGGTTCGCGCGCGCATATGTTGCGACCAAGGACCCAAAAAAGTTAGACATGTATAACGAGCTCGACGACATCCTTGAGGGAAAACTCGCCCGTCCCGAGAACTACGGATTAGAATATTGGGATCTTGTTTCCGCCGGCTTCATCCCGCCCCCGGACGCCAAAAAAACAGGGAAGGGGCCGCTGGAAGATCAGTTCTTGAAACTCGACATTACGGTAGAGGAGTTCAATCAGCTAAAAAAGGCGAAAGCTCTGTATGTCAAAGTCAGCACCACGGAACGGATTGCGATGCACGCCGTCAGAGGCGAATTTGACGATGGCACAGGCGCCTTCGCCAAAAAGAGCAAACCGGATATGGCCATGGCTGAACGTCTTCTCTACGGAAACTCTTATTCAGAGGAAAACGGAAAGCTGAGCAAAGCCGTCTTCGATTTCAATAGAATGATACGTAACCGATACAAAGCTGTCTTAGAGGACGAAGAGCTGCACACGGCTGAACTGGTTGGAATGAACACTTACCTTGCGCTTGGTTTGTTTTCAATCGTGATAGCCTCAGTGTTCTACTTGCAGCTGAGGTTCGTCAAGAGGACGTCGCGTCTGGTAGCGGCTGTTCAATCGATAAGCAATGGCGACCTCGCGACGAAAACAAACATCACAGGCCAGGATGAGATAGGCCAAATCGCGGGGGCGATCGAGGCGATGGCCTCAAATCTCAGCGCCGCCTTTGTCTCCCTTGAGGATAAGGTAAAAATTTCCGAGATGACTGCTGCAGAGCTGAATAACGAACGCGTTCGATCGGAAAAATTACTCCATAATATCCTTCCCGCCACGATTGCTCAGCGGCTTCAGGGCGGCGAGGAAGTGATTGCTGAGGTGTATCCCGAGGTAACCGTGTTTTTCTCTGATATCGTCGGCTTCACGGACCTCTCGGCGCAACTTGGGCCGCATGAAACGGTCAATCTTCTCAACGCCATTTTCGAGAAATTCGACGAACTCGTCGAAGCGCATGGAGTAGAAAAGATCAAAACGATAGGCGACAGCTATATGGTCGTAGGGGGCGTTCCAAATCGCGATCCTCTGCATTGCCAGCATGTCGCTGAATTTGCGCTTGATGCAATGAGCTTCATTCAGGAGTTTCCGGCCCACTCGCCCTTTCCGATCGAAATGCGCATGGGGATCCACACGGGCACGGTGGCCGCCGGAGTGTTAGGCAAAAAGAAGTTCTCTTACGATCTCTGGGGAGATGTTGTTAACGTCGCCAGTCGTTTTGAATCGACCTCGCTCGCGAACAAAATCCACGTGTCCGAGGCTGTAAAGGTCAGATTGAACGACGACTTTGTTTTTCTGGACGCGGGAACAGTGGAGTTGAAAGGTAAAGGATCGGCCGCGTCATTTTATCTTCTCGGGCGGAAAAAGGAGTTTCCCGCCGTGATAGAATTCAAAAAGCATTAA
- a CDS encoding efflux RND transporter periplasmic adaptor subunit — protein MTLLVKRFIAVLLITRIWPPALAAPLPSQPEATIVAPLAEAQIQAAGIETQPVEPEAGVSEIVVPGVVTVPPQQLRIVAAPAAGLVETLLVAPDEDVKEGDPIATLKSSELVEAQRGFLHAMSEANLEAEKLRRDEQLFKEHIIAERRLIVTRAEASQASATLDERSQILTLAGMTENEISALRKERKLASSLLVRAPIGGTILQRHGMTGERVAASAPLVTIARLDPIWVNLQVPLSRAVALDSVERVHLAASGGDGKLIRVGRTADTATQSVTAVAEFRPGRSPLRPGQAVQAILRVKGGGAAQWRVPADAVVSHRNHNWVFLRVPEGFRAVPVTLVSETPQFASVQGALAASERVATRGLLTLLAELAEIESK, from the coding sequence GTGACCCTGTTGGTTAAGCGCTTCATCGCCGTTCTCTTAATTACTCGCATTTGGCCCCCGGCGCTCGCCGCGCCGCTGCCTTCGCAACCAGAAGCGACGATTGTCGCTCCCCTCGCCGAGGCGCAGATCCAGGCGGCGGGGATAGAGACGCAGCCGGTAGAGCCCGAGGCGGGCGTCAGCGAGATCGTCGTGCCTGGCGTCGTCACGGTCCCGCCTCAGCAACTCCGCATCGTGGCAGCTCCAGCAGCGGGCCTCGTCGAGACCCTGCTCGTCGCGCCCGACGAGGACGTGAAGGAAGGCGATCCCATCGCCACACTGAAGTCTTCCGAACTGGTGGAAGCCCAGCGCGGCTTTCTACACGCCATGTCGGAGGCCAATCTCGAAGCGGAGAAATTGCGTCGCGACGAGCAGCTCTTCAAGGAGCACATCATCGCCGAGCGGCGGCTGATTGTCACCCGCGCGGAGGCCTCCCAGGCAAGCGCAACGCTCGACGAACGGTCGCAGATTCTCACCCTCGCCGGCATGACCGAGAATGAGATCAGCGCTCTTCGAAAGGAACGCAAACTCGCGAGCTCTCTGCTGGTCCGGGCGCCCATCGGCGGCACAATCCTTCAGCGTCACGGAATGACCGGCGAGCGCGTGGCGGCTTCGGCGCCGCTTGTCACGATCGCGCGCCTCGACCCGATCTGGGTCAATCTCCAGGTGCCGCTCAGCCGCGCCGTCGCGCTCGACAGCGTCGAACGCGTACATCTCGCCGCGTCCGGCGGGGACGGGAAACTCATCCGCGTAGGGCGTACGGCCGACACGGCCACCCAGTCCGTGACGGCTGTGGCGGAATTCCGGCCGGGGCGCAGCCCGCTCCGGCCAGGTCAGGCCGTGCAGGCGATCCTGCGGGTTAAAGGCGGCGGCGCCGCGCAATGGCGGGTGCCGGCGGACGCCGTCGTCAGCCATCGCAATCACAACTGGGTCTTCCTGCGCGTTCCTGAGGGCTTTCGCGCCGTGCCGGTGACGCTCGTCTCCGAGACGCCGCAATTCGCCTCTGTGCAGGGGGCGCTCGCCGCCAGCGAGCGGGTCGCGACGCGCGGCCTACTGACCCTTCTCGCCGAGCTTGCAGAGATCGAGAGCAAGTGA